Proteins encoded within one genomic window of Prosthecochloris marina:
- the htpG gene encoding molecular chaperone HtpG, with amino-acid sequence MSDKKQQKVQEFEYKAEMKQLLNLIVHSLYTHPEIFLRELISNASDALNKIHFDQLTENKAEGEGEELKITITLDEKERTFIIEDNGTGMSEDELIANLGTVAKSGTLGFLQALKEQQPDKSGIDANLIGQFGVGFYSVFMVTDEVTVETKTEDSQGCRWCSSGEGTYTIETIDREKRGTKISFTLKEDAKEFAEAFRVENIIRKYSNFVDFPIYLDNKKVNSITALWQRPKSDLKEEEVNEFYKFISVDYQEPLDYLHLSLEGVVNFKALLFLPKEAPMDMLYQQGALENHGPQLYVRKVMIQHECKDLLPEYLRFVKGVVETEDLPLNVSREVVQNSPVMAKIRQILTTKIIGWFESLAQDHKEKFRQFYKAFGPVVKIGLNTDFTNRDKLIELLRFESTTTEEGEFVTLREYVDRMVEDQKEIYYLSGDNRQQMLSNPNLEYFRKKGIEVLLLVDPVDVFVIPSINEYDKKPLKSIEKADIDFKAGEDEEKEALSKNMIEPVLKIFKEALGDKVEDVIESHRLVNSPVTLVSGKDAMDPQIEKMLRMMKQSEASGKKVLEINPSHAVIKNLAGLCMLNENDPIIRTTMNQLYEGALLLEGNLERTAEFVSRMNDIIEAATKQAKA; translated from the coding sequence ATGAGCGACAAAAAACAGCAGAAAGTACAGGAGTTCGAATACAAGGCCGAAATGAAACAGCTTTTGAACCTTATTGTTCATTCGCTGTACACACATCCTGAGATTTTTCTTCGAGAATTGATATCCAATGCTTCTGATGCCTTGAATAAAATCCATTTCGATCAATTGACGGAAAACAAGGCAGAGGGCGAGGGCGAAGAGCTGAAAATTACCATTACGCTCGATGAAAAAGAGCGCACATTTATTATCGAGGACAATGGTACCGGAATGAGCGAAGATGAACTGATCGCCAATCTCGGGACAGTTGCCAAGTCCGGCACACTTGGGTTCCTGCAGGCTTTAAAAGAGCAGCAACCGGACAAAAGTGGTATCGACGCCAACCTTATCGGGCAGTTTGGCGTTGGTTTTTATTCTGTTTTCATGGTTACCGATGAGGTTACTGTCGAGACGAAAACCGAAGATTCTCAGGGGTGCAGATGGTGCTCTTCAGGTGAGGGAACCTACACGATCGAAACGATTGACCGGGAAAAACGGGGTACAAAAATATCTTTCACTCTCAAGGAAGATGCCAAAGAGTTTGCCGAAGCGTTCCGGGTTGAAAACATCATCAGGAAGTATTCCAATTTTGTTGATTTCCCGATCTATCTCGATAACAAGAAAGTCAACAGTATTACGGCGCTCTGGCAGCGGCCGAAAAGTGATCTCAAAGAAGAAGAGGTCAATGAGTTCTACAAGTTTATCTCGGTTGACTATCAGGAGCCGTTGGATTATCTCCATCTTTCTCTGGAAGGGGTTGTTAATTTCAAGGCATTGCTCTTTCTTCCCAAAGAAGCACCGATGGATATGCTTTACCAGCAGGGAGCTCTCGAGAATCATGGACCGCAGCTTTATGTCAGAAAGGTTATGATCCAGCATGAGTGCAAAGATCTGCTCCCCGAGTACCTTCGTTTTGTAAAGGGTGTTGTAGAGACCGAAGATCTTCCGCTGAACGTATCGCGTGAAGTTGTTCAGAACAGCCCGGTCATGGCGAAAATCCGTCAGATCCTTACCACCAAGATCATTGGTTGGTTCGAGTCTCTCGCACAGGATCACAAGGAAAAGTTCCGTCAGTTTTACAAGGCATTCGGTCCGGTGGTCAAGATCGGACTCAATACGGACTTTACCAATCGCGATAAGCTTATCGAGCTTCTTCGGTTCGAGAGTACTACGACCGAAGAGGGGGAATTTGTAACCCTTCGGGAGTATGTCGATCGCATGGTTGAGGACCAAAAGGAGATCTATTATCTGTCGGGTGATAACCGGCAGCAGATGTTGTCAAACCCGAATCTGGAATATTTTCGTAAAAAAGGAATTGAGGTGCTGCTTCTGGTGGATCCGGTCGATGTTTTTGTCATTCCTTCGATTAACGAGTATGACAAAAAACCTCTCAAATCCATCGAAAAAGCAGATATCGACTTCAAAGCCGGAGAAGATGAGGAAAAGGAGGCTCTCAGTAAAAACATGATCGAGCCCGTTCTCAAGATTTTCAAGGAAGCTCTTGGAGACAAGGTGGAAGATGTGATCGAGTCTCATCGCCTGGTTAATTCTCCGGTCACGCTGGTTTCCGGAAAAGATGCAATGGATCCTCAGATCGAAAAAATGCTGAGAATGATGAAGCAATCGGAAGCGTCGGGGAAAAAGGTGCTGGAGATAAACCCTTCCCATGCGGTTATTAAAAACCTGGCGGGTCTTTGTATGCTCAACGAAAACGATCCGATTATTCGTACAACCATGAATCAGCTTTATGAAGGAGCTCTGTTGCTCGAGGGCAATCTGGAACGTACCGCAGAGTTTGTTTCGAGAATGAATGATATCATCGAAGCGGCTACGAAACAGGCAAAAGCCTGA
- a CDS encoding VIT1/CCC1 transporter family protein, with product MKNLKEVKPSQILALQKSELTEHYIYKRLASNVSGVKNRRVLAQIADDELRHYNVLKGYTRQEVKPSTMRIWFFTMVSSLLGLTFGVKLMEKAEKNAGDIYGSLPTSFTELQGIISDEEEHEQALIALLDEDRLKYTGSVVLGLNDALVELMGVLAGLTFALQNSRFVALTGIITGFAAALSMAASEYLSTKAEPGTKNPMKAAFYTGMAYIATVILLITPFFVVSSLYIALGTAFVVSICIIAFFNFYVSVAKDLPFKSRFMEMVALSSGVTVLSFLAGMVVRAVFGVES from the coding sequence GTGAAAAACTTAAAAGAAGTCAAACCTTCTCAAATTCTTGCTCTTCAGAAAAGCGAGCTGACCGAGCATTATATTTACAAACGTCTCGCCTCAAACGTGAGCGGCGTGAAAAACAGGCGGGTACTTGCCCAGATCGCAGACGATGAACTTCGTCATTACAATGTTTTGAAGGGGTATACCCGGCAGGAGGTAAAGCCAAGTACGATGAGAATCTGGTTTTTTACCATGGTCAGTTCCCTTTTAGGTTTGACTTTCGGCGTAAAGCTAATGGAGAAAGCCGAAAAAAATGCGGGCGATATCTATGGCAGTTTACCTACTTCTTTCACGGAGTTACAAGGCATTATCAGTGATGAAGAGGAGCATGAGCAGGCGCTTATTGCGCTTCTCGATGAAGATCGCCTCAAATATACGGGGTCGGTTGTTCTTGGGCTCAATGATGCTCTGGTCGAGCTTATGGGCGTATTGGCCGGTTTGACATTCGCTCTCCAAAATTCACGTTTTGTCGCTCTCACCGGGATCATTACCGGTTTTGCGGCTGCATTGTCCATGGCTGCTTCGGAGTATCTTTCAACAAAAGCCGAACCGGGAACGAAAAACCCCATGAAAGCGGCATTCTACACAGGAATGGCTTATATCGCAACGGTCATTCTGCTCATCACGCCTTTTTTTGTCGTTTCCTCTCTTTATATCGCTCTCGGTACCGCATTCGTGGTGTCCATCTGTATTATCGCCTTCTTTAACTTTTATGTTTCGGTTGCAAAGGATCTGCCGTTTAAGAGCAGGTTCATGGAGATGGTTGCGCTCAGTTCCGGTGTAACGGTACTGAGTTTTCTTGCCGGTATGGTAGTAAGGGCGGTTTTTGGAGTGGAAAGCTAA
- a CDS encoding AAA family ATPase, which produces MPERGPNKHMITIEHALRSPAAYPHPVEDIAIVETHISLVFLTGTYAYKIKKAVNLGFLDFSTLEKRKHFCSEELRRNKRLCRDIYLDVVPIIQQAGTVTVGGKGRIIDYAVKMIQFDRELELDTLLKQDKITNRQIAQISRIVAAFHDSTPVAGPDTPYGRPDILIKPIHDNFIEAERLNKDQQEQKLLDKLKQWTEAEYKRLTPQFVSRKSKGAIRECHGDMHTGNMVLWKGRVMIFDCIEFNPFLSTIDVFSEIAFLVMDLEHSNHQEHASSFLNGYLSLTGDYNGLALLRFYKTYRAMVRAKVTAIRHLQEKNHREKEKTLAEHRSYISTALSYISPAPFGLILTCGVSGSGKTTVAKKLVSRIPAIHVRSDIERKRLFGLKPLEKSDPEKNKAMYSAQSSKRTYARLHSIAGTCLENNYPVIIDATFLYEDERKRFISLGEQNNVPVVILHCHAPEKLLEKRIGNRQSAGNDPSEADNTVLKQQIRRFLPLSASEQHITVTIDTSSPSSIEAGIAETMRRIQGKNAG; this is translated from the coding sequence ATGCCTGAAAGAGGCCCCAACAAGCATATGATTACCATCGAGCATGCTCTCCGAAGCCCTGCAGCTTATCCTCATCCGGTTGAAGATATTGCTATCGTCGAAACACATATTTCCCTTGTTTTTCTGACAGGCACATATGCTTATAAAATCAAAAAAGCCGTCAACCTCGGATTTCTGGATTTTTCCACGCTTGAAAAACGGAAACACTTCTGCAGTGAAGAACTCAGACGCAACAAAAGGCTGTGCCGCGACATATATCTCGATGTGGTTCCTATCATACAACAAGCCGGCACGGTTACAGTCGGCGGAAAAGGCAGAATTATCGACTATGCAGTAAAAATGATACAGTTCGACCGTGAACTTGAACTGGACACCCTTCTCAAACAGGATAAAATCACAAACAGGCAGATAGCACAGATAAGCCGAATCGTCGCTGCATTCCACGATTCGACTCCCGTCGCCGGACCCGATACCCCTTATGGCCGTCCCGATATTCTCATCAAACCGATACATGACAATTTTATCGAAGCCGAACGTCTGAACAAGGATCAACAGGAACAAAAGCTGCTTGACAAACTGAAACAATGGACAGAAGCCGAATACAAGCGACTCACGCCGCAGTTCGTCTCCCGGAAATCCAAAGGAGCGATAAGAGAGTGCCATGGTGACATGCATACCGGAAATATGGTACTCTGGAAAGGGAGGGTAATGATTTTCGACTGTATCGAATTCAATCCGTTTCTCAGCACGATCGATGTTTTCAGTGAAATAGCGTTTTTGGTCATGGACCTGGAGCACAGCAACCATCAGGAACATGCATCGAGCTTTCTCAACGGCTACCTTTCACTGACCGGAGATTACAACGGGCTTGCTCTTTTAAGATTCTACAAAACTTACAGGGCGATGGTGCGAGCAAAAGTAACTGCCATACGCCATCTTCAGGAAAAAAATCACCGGGAAAAAGAAAAAACACTTGCCGAACACCGATCCTATATTTCGACAGCACTTTCCTATATCTCACCTGCACCTTTTGGACTGATCCTTACCTGCGGAGTTTCCGGAAGCGGCAAAACCACCGTTGCAAAGAAACTTGTATCACGGATACCAGCCATACATGTCCGTTCGGATATTGAAAGAAAAAGACTTTTCGGACTCAAACCCCTCGAAAAAAGCGACCCGGAAAAAAACAAGGCGATGTACTCAGCTCAAAGCTCGAAGCGAACATATGCGAGACTACACAGCATAGCCGGAACATGTCTGGAGAACAATTACCCGGTTATCATCGATGCAACGTTTCTGTATGAAGATGAAAGGAAACGTTTCATCAGTTTAGGAGAACAAAACAATGTTCCCGTTGTCATCCTTCATTGCCATGCCCCTGAAAAACTTCTCGAAAAGCGAATCGGTAACCGACAGTCTGCAGGCAACGATCCGTCGGAAGCTGATAACACCGTACTCAAGCAACAGATCAGGCGCTTTTTGCCATTATCAGCCTCGGAACAGCATATAACAGTCACCATCGACACGTCATCCCCCTCATCGATAGAGGCTGGCATTGCAGAAACAATGCGTCGAATACAGGGGAAAAATGCAGGTTAG
- a CDS encoding universal stress protein: MIQLSKILCPTDYSKTSDKAVRYAIELGRKVGAHVRFLHIMQPENIAEKTAYSYGVSKKGGKTEVVSEEFRRLLMEEKKKGLSADILILRGNPYDEIIEQSNTWGADLLIMGSHGRSGLTRILMGSVAEAVFHALDIPVLLVKQNAADKAVQDYS, translated from the coding sequence ATGATACAGTTGTCTAAAATTCTATGCCCTACCGATTATTCGAAAACTTCGGATAAAGCAGTTCGTTATGCAATCGAGCTTGGCAGGAAAGTCGGTGCTCATGTGCGTTTTCTTCATATCATGCAACCTGAAAACATAGCTGAAAAAACAGCTTACAGTTACGGAGTCTCGAAAAAGGGCGGTAAGACAGAGGTGGTTTCCGAAGAGTTCAGAAGGCTCTTGATGGAGGAAAAGAAAAAAGGGCTTTCAGCCGATATTCTCATCCTCAGAGGAAATCCTTATGATGAAATTATTGAACAGAGTAATACTTGGGGGGCAGATCTTCTGATTATGGGTTCCCATGGTAGAAGCGGTCTGACCCGTATTCTGATGGGCAGCGTCGCTGAAGCCGTGTTTCATGCTCTCGACATTCCGGTTTTGCTGGTTAAGCAGAATGCCGCCGATAAAGCGGTACAAGATTACTCTTGA
- a CDS encoding OadG family protein, with protein sequence MVTDGLILMVVGMVVVFLFLLLLNVLISGLSWLLKDHAFQEEQQLLKAEAAKRKKKNSKKIPGPAPVTAGGEDPGRITAVISAAVHAHRNR encoded by the coding sequence ATGGTTACCGATGGCTTAATTCTGATGGTTGTGGGAATGGTTGTGGTTTTTCTTTTCCTGCTTCTTTTGAATGTTTTGATATCAGGGCTCTCTTGGCTTCTCAAGGATCATGCTTTCCAGGAAGAACAGCAGTTGCTTAAGGCAGAGGCTGCAAAAAGAAAGAAAAAGAATTCAAAAAAGATACCCGGTCCAGCTCCTGTTACAGCAGGGGGAGAAGATCCTGGCAGAATTACGGCAGTAATTTCTGCAGCGGTTCATGCTCACAGAAACCGGTGA
- a CDS encoding biotin/lipoyl-containing protein, giving the protein MKKIKFMDVSFRDGFQSCYGARVKTDDFLPVLQAAVDAGTDNFEIGGGARFQSLYFYCQEDAFDMMDAARKVVGPDINLQTLSRGANVVGLVSQSRDIIDLHAKMFKKHGITTIRNFDALMDVRNLAYSGQCIHNAGVKHQVVIALMGLPPGLSEEYCHTPQFYLDRLKEILDAGIPFDSVAFKDASGTTTPRIVFDSIKGARKILPPETVIQFHTHDTAGMGVACNFAAIEAGADIIDLSMAPVSGGTAEVDLLTMWHRLRGTDYTLDIDHEKIIEVEAMFIDQMDKYYMPPEATEVNPLIPFSPMPGGALTANTQMMRDNNSLHLFPEVIRNMREVVAKGGFGSSVTPVSQFYFQQAFANTVQGKWKKITESYGKMVLGYFGKTPAEPDPEIVKLASEQLELEPTTEDVHDINDRNPELGIGYNKKILEKEGLPVTDENIFISATCGAKGIAFLKGDAPLGIRYKKDVEAEAAAKQAPKASAKGELSPPKLSSSSGNYTVTVDGKAYNVTVAEGSGAVQAVTPAAAPVSTEPAKEGVPVEAAMPGNVVAIEVEVGESVNEGDDVLIIEAMKMESPVKAPKSGTVVSIEVSPGDTVATGDSLMFIA; this is encoded by the coding sequence ATGAAAAAGATAAAGTTTATGGATGTGTCCTTTCGTGACGGGTTTCAGTCCTGTTACGGGGCAAGGGTAAAAACCGATGATTTTCTGCCGGTGCTTCAGGCAGCTGTTGATGCAGGTACAGATAACTTTGAGATCGGGGGAGGTGCCCGTTTCCAGAGCTTGTATTTTTATTGCCAGGAAGATGCATTTGATATGATGGATGCTGCCAGAAAGGTTGTTGGGCCGGATATCAATCTTCAAACTCTTTCTAGAGGGGCAAACGTTGTGGGATTGGTTTCACAGTCACGTGATATCATCGATCTTCATGCTAAAATGTTCAAAAAACACGGGATCACAACCATTCGGAATTTCGATGCGTTGATGGATGTTCGTAATCTTGCTTATTCGGGCCAGTGTATTCATAATGCGGGCGTGAAACACCAGGTTGTTATCGCTTTAATGGGGCTCCCGCCCGGCCTGAGTGAGGAATACTGTCATACACCGCAGTTTTACCTCGACAGACTCAAGGAAATTCTCGATGCCGGGATACCGTTCGACAGTGTTGCATTCAAGGATGCTTCTGGAACGACAACTCCAAGAATAGTTTTCGACTCTATAAAGGGAGCTCGGAAAATACTTCCACCGGAGACGGTTATTCAGTTTCACACTCACGATACTGCCGGGATGGGGGTTGCCTGTAACTTCGCGGCAATCGAGGCCGGCGCAGATATTATTGATCTGTCCATGGCTCCGGTGAGCGGAGGTACGGCTGAAGTCGATCTTTTGACAATGTGGCACCGTCTTCGCGGAACCGATTACACTCTGGATATCGACCATGAGAAGATCATAGAGGTTGAGGCGATGTTTATCGACCAGATGGATAAATATTATATGCCTCCTGAAGCGACGGAGGTCAATCCTCTGATCCCGTTTTCTCCCATGCCGGGTGGGGCATTGACTGCAAATACGCAGATGATGCGCGATAACAATTCGCTACACCTTTTCCCCGAGGTTATCAGGAACATGCGTGAAGTCGTTGCCAAAGGAGGTTTTGGATCTTCGGTAACACCTGTTTCACAGTTTTATTTCCAGCAGGCTTTCGCCAATACCGTACAAGGGAAATGGAAAAAAATCACTGAAAGCTATGGTAAAATGGTGCTTGGCTATTTCGGGAAGACACCGGCCGAGCCTGACCCGGAAATTGTAAAGCTTGCATCGGAACAGCTCGAGCTCGAGCCGACGACCGAAGATGTTCATGATATAAATGACCGAAATCCCGAACTCGGTATCGGGTACAACAAGAAGATTCTCGAGAAAGAAGGTCTTCCTGTAACCGATGAGAATATTTTCATTTCGGCAACCTGTGGAGCGAAAGGAATTGCGTTTCTCAAAGGTGATGCACCGCTCGGGATTCGATATAAAAAGGATGTCGAGGCTGAAGCTGCGGCCAAGCAGGCACCGAAGGCTTCTGCAAAGGGTGAACTGTCACCTCCGAAGTTGTCTTCTTCTTCGGGCAACTATACGGTTACCGTTGATGGAAAGGCATATAATGTGACGGTTGCGGAGGGGAGCGGAGCTGTTCAGGCTGTTACCCCTGCAGCAGCCCCGGTTTCAACGGAGCCTGCCAAGGAGGGCGTTCCGGTTGAAGCTGCAATGCCTGGAAACGTCGTTGCAATCGAAGTCGAAGTCGGAGAGAGCGTCAATGAAGGTGACGATGTTCTTATCATCGAGGCTATGAAGATGGAGTCTCCGGTTAAAGCGCCAAAATCCGGTACTGTTGTTTCCATTGAAGTGTCCCCTGGTGATACGGTCGCTACAGGTGATTCGCTCATGTTTATCGCATAA
- a CDS encoding sodium ion-translocating decarboxylase subunit beta, producing the protein MRTFILVLLSIVFFGTTARAEDFFTENEAGVVTLQAPMELELVKVPVKDSRTFRVGDEVHVGDFLGLFADKEHNKITVSSGVTGRLIYIHPELYSKYTHIPQGTELLRIEKQPLLVSAKGSESTTEGLSIGKVFGNLVESTGIYALINDNSLNWTEGFGRLLMISVGALLIYLGIAKGFEPLLLIPIGMGAVLSNIPLAYINDEGGVLRYVYDVGIETGVFPLIIFMGVGAMTDFGPMIANPKTALLGAAAQFGIFSTLIGALLLSQYVPGIEFSMKDAASIGIIGGADGPTSIFLASRLSPQLLGSIAVAAYSYMALVPIIQPPIMKLFTSEAERAIKMSQLRYVSKREKILFPVIVIILCALLLPSAAPLIGFLMFGNLMKECGVVDRLSDTTQNALINIVTIFLGLGVGSKLSAEKFLNLETLGIIVLGLIAFSFGTSSGVIMAKFMNIFLKQKINPLIGSAGVSAVPMAARVSNRVGLESDPHNFLLMHAMGPNVAGVIGSAVAAGILLSVFL; encoded by the coding sequence ATGCGTACGTTCATTCTTGTGCTGCTGTCGATAGTTTTTTTCGGCACAACGGCTCGTGCTGAAGATTTCTTTACCGAAAACGAGGCGGGAGTTGTGACGCTTCAAGCTCCGATGGAGCTCGAACTTGTCAAGGTGCCTGTCAAAGACAGCCGTACTTTTCGGGTAGGGGACGAGGTTCATGTTGGTGATTTTCTTGGACTGTTTGCCGATAAAGAGCACAACAAAATAACGGTATCTTCAGGTGTAACCGGACGTTTGATCTATATCCACCCTGAGCTTTATTCCAAGTATACTCATATCCCTCAAGGGACGGAGCTGCTCAGGATCGAAAAACAGCCATTACTTGTCAGTGCAAAGGGATCGGAAAGCACCACTGAAGGCTTGTCAATAGGGAAGGTTTTCGGAAATCTTGTAGAAAGTACGGGTATTTATGCATTGATCAACGATAACAGCCTGAACTGGACGGAGGGTTTTGGTCGTTTGTTGATGATCAGTGTAGGTGCTCTGCTCATTTACCTGGGGATTGCCAAAGGATTTGAGCCTTTGCTGCTTATTCCTATCGGTATGGGAGCGGTTCTTTCAAACATACCGCTGGCCTACATCAATGATGAGGGTGGAGTTCTGCGTTATGTGTACGATGTAGGCATCGAGACCGGTGTATTTCCGTTGATTATTTTTATGGGCGTGGGAGCAATGACTGATTTCGGTCCGATGATTGCCAATCCCAAGACTGCCCTTCTTGGAGCAGCTGCACAGTTCGGTATTTTTTCGACGTTGATTGGCGCACTTCTGCTTTCCCAGTATGTTCCCGGTATCGAGTTTTCAATGAAGGATGCAGCTTCAATAGGTATCATCGGAGGAGCGGACGGTCCGACGTCTATTTTTCTTGCATCGAGGCTCAGTCCACAACTTCTCGGTAGTATTGCCGTGGCGGCATACTCCTATATGGCGCTGGTGCCGATTATACAGCCTCCTATCATGAAGCTGTTTACCAGTGAAGCTGAACGTGCGATCAAGATGAGCCAACTCCGCTATGTATCGAAACGCGAAAAGATTCTTTTTCCGGTTATCGTCATTATTCTCTGTGCATTGCTTCTGCCTTCCGCAGCTCCCCTTATCGGTTTTCTCATGTTCGGTAACCTTATGAAGGAGTGCGGTGTCGTAGATCGTTTGAGTGACACGACCCAGAATGCCTTGATCAACATCGTGACAATTTTTCTCGGACTCGGAGTGGGCAGCAAGCTCTCTGCCGAAAAGTTTCTGAACCTTGAAACGCTCGGCATCATCGTGCTCGGTCTTATCGCTTTTTCTTTCGGCACATCTTCCGGAGTGATTATGGCCAAGTTCATGAACATCTTTCTTAAGCAGAAAATCAATCCTCTGATCGGTTCGGCAGGGGTTTCTGCCGTACCCATGGCTGCTCGGGTTTCAAACAGGGTGGGGCTCGAATCCGACCCACACAATTTTCTTCTTATGCACGCAATGGGGCCCAATGTCGCCGGTGTAATCGGTTCTGCGGTTGCTGCAGGAATTCTGCTTTCGGTCTTTCTGTAG
- a CDS encoding leucine-rich repeat domain-containing protein, protein MKQHIYNNCPVCNYPLTEQSAVCPRCGNDILQDISSLDEQSQEKHLKILEEKKADWYTRCVVDKLNCCEMQTPTPSNDEDFTCHVTAERGGKLIDAPVFSLPRKQLLQDRSKRQEWWNKLNADWKEVVKATLKLSDNPSDQELLEFFNVTHLRCDNRRVHSLAPLRVLEKLQQLRCDESPIESLEPLKDLRALQRLYAFDCDFSSLEPLSDVTSLKLLWISSTEVSSLDPIENLVNLEELYCSETPVSDLSPISGLTELEKISCYKTNVSSIKPLEKLENLIELGFNNTRIEDLSPLSDLENLEYIRFSRTAIDTLEPLSGLINLRELSFNQTLINSLDPLAGLPELEEISFANTGVTSIEPLMHLEHLEKIELSAGQIVSEELEQFLELHPDCEIILKK, encoded by the coding sequence TTGAAACAGCATATATACAACAACTGCCCTGTCTGCAACTACCCGTTGACCGAACAAAGCGCTGTCTGTCCACGGTGCGGTAACGATATTCTTCAGGACATTTCATCCCTTGACGAGCAATCACAGGAAAAACACCTCAAAATTCTCGAGGAAAAAAAGGCGGATTGGTACACCCGATGCGTGGTCGACAAACTGAATTGCTGCGAAATGCAGACACCGACACCAAGTAATGATGAAGACTTTACCTGCCATGTCACTGCAGAAAGAGGAGGAAAACTGATCGATGCACCTGTTTTTTCACTACCTCGAAAACAGCTTCTCCAGGATCGTTCAAAACGGCAGGAATGGTGGAACAAACTGAACGCCGACTGGAAAGAAGTGGTAAAAGCAACGCTCAAGCTATCCGATAATCCCTCTGACCAGGAGTTGCTTGAGTTTTTCAATGTCACACATCTAAGGTGTGACAACCGTAGAGTGCACAGTCTTGCGCCATTACGCGTTTTGGAAAAATTGCAACAGTTGCGCTGTGACGAATCACCGATTGAAAGCCTCGAACCGCTGAAAGATCTCAGAGCATTACAGCGACTTTATGCATTCGACTGCGACTTTTCCTCACTAGAACCTCTCAGTGACGTGACAAGTCTCAAACTGCTTTGGATATCCAGCACAGAGGTAAGTAGTCTCGATCCTATTGAAAATCTCGTCAACCTTGAAGAACTTTACTGTTCAGAAACACCGGTAAGCGATCTTTCACCGATTTCCGGATTGACCGAATTGGAAAAAATCAGCTGTTACAAAACCAACGTTTCTTCAATCAAGCCTCTTGAGAAACTTGAAAATCTTATAGAACTCGGTTTCAACAATACGCGCATCGAGGATCTCTCACCACTCAGCGACTTGGAAAATCTTGAATATATCCGTTTTAGCCGAACCGCTATCGACACTCTCGAACCCCTATCCGGGCTTATAAATCTCAGAGAACTGAGTTTCAATCAAACCTTGATAAATTCACTGGACCCTCTTGCAGGACTACCGGAACTTGAAGAAATTTCTTTCGCAAACACAGGAGTCACTTCGATCGAACCTCTGATGCATCTCGAGCATCTTGAGAAAATAGAGTTGTCAGCAGGTCAGATTGTCAGCGAAGAACTTGAACAGTTCCTCGAACTCCATCCCGACTGTGAAATCATATTGAAGAAATGA